The Saccharopolyspora gloriosae genome window below encodes:
- a CDS encoding putative leader peptide produces the protein MPQRPMLTTRDHVDLSRVSSALCHR, from the coding sequence ATGCCGCAGCGGCCGATGCTCACCACCCGGGATCACGTGGACCTGTCCCGGGTGTCCTCGGCGCTCTGTCACCGCTGA
- a CDS encoding LLM class flavin-dependent oxidoreductase: MTAELHLALYLSDAGIHAGGWRHPAADAPGDHGLDHYRRLTEAAERAKLDLVFIADKLAVDDIYGGDFATVLEHRPNTHLDPIVLLSALSSVTERIGLAATASTTYSEPFHVARMFASIDHLSGGRAAWNAVTSVSDGEARNFNRTEHLDHGTRYERAAEFLTAVRALWDTWDDGAVLADQRAGRFADAGKVRYADHDGEWFQVRGPLTVPRPPQGRPVIVQAGASGVFQRLAAENADLVFAVAPTLERGVEFYRGFKQQVREAGRAEHEVRVLPGIMPIVGETDEHAAEIERELRSLVLPIAGLTFMSASMNHDLSRYPVDGPVPDVRDEIRGSKGRFQHVIADAVERGLTLGELGAEYAATLSFPLVAGSPVTIADELQRWREAGACDGFVLMPAYVPGGVTDFFDHVVPELQRRGLFRTEYRGRTLRDHLGVDRP, from the coding sequence ATGACCGCAGAACTGCACCTGGCCCTCTACCTGAGCGACGCCGGGATCCACGCGGGCGGCTGGCGCCATCCCGCCGCCGACGCGCCCGGCGACCACGGCCTGGACCACTACCGGCGGCTCACCGAGGCGGCCGAGCGGGCGAAGCTGGACCTGGTGTTCATCGCGGACAAGCTCGCCGTCGACGACATCTACGGCGGAGACTTCGCCACCGTGCTGGAACACCGGCCGAACACCCACCTCGACCCGATCGTGCTGCTGTCGGCGTTGTCGTCGGTGACCGAGCGGATCGGGCTGGCCGCGACGGCGTCGACGACCTACTCGGAGCCGTTCCACGTGGCGCGGATGTTCGCCAGCATCGACCACCTCAGCGGCGGGCGAGCGGCGTGGAACGCGGTGACCTCGGTCAGCGACGGCGAGGCGCGCAACTTCAACCGCACCGAGCACCTCGACCACGGGACCCGCTACGAGCGCGCGGCGGAGTTCCTCACCGCGGTGCGCGCGCTGTGGGACACCTGGGACGACGGCGCGGTGCTCGCCGACCAGCGGGCCGGGCGGTTCGCCGATGCGGGCAAGGTCCGCTACGCCGATCACGACGGGGAGTGGTTCCAGGTCCGCGGGCCGCTGACGGTGCCGCGCCCGCCCCAAGGGCGCCCGGTGATCGTCCAAGCGGGCGCGTCCGGGGTGTTCCAGCGGCTCGCGGCCGAGAACGCCGATCTCGTGTTCGCGGTCGCGCCCACCCTGGAACGCGGCGTGGAGTTCTACCGCGGGTTCAAGCAACAGGTGCGGGAAGCGGGCCGGGCCGAGCACGAGGTCCGGGTGCTGCCGGGGATCATGCCGATCGTCGGCGAGACCGACGAGCACGCCGCGGAGATCGAGCGGGAGCTGCGGTCGCTGGTGCTGCCCATCGCGGGCCTCACCTTCATGTCCGCCAGCATGAACCACGACCTGTCGCGCTACCCGGTGGACGGGCCGGTGCCCGACGTCCGCGACGAGATCCGCGGCAGCAAGGGCCGGTTCCAGCACGTGATCGCCGATGCCGTCGAACGCGGTCTCACGCTCGGCGAGCTGGGTGCGGAGTACGCCGCGACGCTGTCGTTCCCGCTGGTCGCCGGATCACCGGTGACGATCGCGGACGAGCTGCAGCGCTGGCGAGAAGCAGGTGCCTGCGACGGTTTCGTCCTGATGCCCGCCTACGTGCCGGGCGGGGTGACGGACTTCTTCGATCACGTGGTCCCGGAGCTCCAGCGCCGAGGATTATTCCGCACGGAGTATCGCGGTCGTACCCTGCGCGATCACCTCGGTGTTGATCGTCCTTGA
- a CDS encoding ABC transporter substrate-binding protein, translating into MSTRSTRRSFLTKLAVAPIALSPLAAAACGGNSAVREDGSVDLTKVTLTIGDQAGIQQSLVEAAGVLDGKQYEVRWSQFAAAAPLLEALRSGAVDIGLAGDAPTLNALGSGADIKIVSATRSVRQYGLAIVVPQGSPITSVADLRGKTVSPTTPGSVGHYLLLSALREAGVPANEVRISFLEPVNASAALSSGAIDAWSTWDPYTAAAQLDQGATVLRDANGLAHGLSFINAYQEALDDPGRRAAVRDFVGRYNKALDWARAEPAENARIYGELSHRPPNVARLVSDRSQRTGGPVDDQVIAQLQEVADNYREFGVLREHLAIAEHVDRGLY; encoded by the coding sequence ATGTCGACCCGCTCCACGCGGCGTTCCTTCTTGACCAAGCTGGCCGTCGCCCCGATCGCCCTGAGCCCGCTCGCCGCGGCGGCCTGCGGCGGGAACTCCGCGGTACGCGAGGACGGCAGCGTCGACCTCACCAAGGTCACGTTGACCATCGGCGACCAGGCGGGCATCCAGCAATCGCTGGTGGAGGCCGCGGGCGTGCTCGACGGCAAGCAGTACGAGGTGCGCTGGTCCCAGTTCGCCGCCGCCGCTCCGCTGCTGGAGGCGCTGCGCAGCGGAGCGGTCGACATCGGGTTGGCGGGCGACGCGCCGACGCTCAACGCACTCGGCTCCGGAGCCGACATCAAGATCGTCTCGGCGACCCGGTCCGTGCGGCAGTACGGACTGGCCATCGTGGTGCCGCAGGGATCGCCGATCACCTCGGTCGCCGACCTGCGCGGCAAGACCGTCTCGCCCACGACACCCGGCAGCGTGGGGCACTACCTGCTGCTCAGCGCGCTGCGCGAGGCGGGAGTGCCCGCGAACGAGGTGCGGATCAGCTTCCTGGAACCTGTCAACGCCAGCGCCGCGCTGAGCTCCGGAGCCATCGACGCCTGGTCCACCTGGGACCCGTACACCGCGGCGGCCCAGCTCGACCAGGGCGCGACCGTGCTGCGCGACGCGAACGGCCTCGCCCACGGCCTGAGCTTCATCAACGCCTACCAGGAGGCCCTCGACGATCCGGGCCGCCGCGCGGCCGTGCGCGACTTCGTCGGCAGGTACAACAAGGCGCTCGACTGGGCGCGCGCGGAGCCGGCGGAGAACGCGCGGATCTACGGCGAGCTCAGCCACCGCCCGCCCAACGTGGCCCGGCTCGTCTCCGACCGCTCGCAGCGCACCGGCGGGCCCGTCGACGACCAGGTGATCGCCCAGCTGCAGGAGGTCGCCGACAACTACCGGGAGTTCGGCGTGCTGCGCGAGCACCTGGCCATCGCCGAGCACGTCGACCGCGGCCTGTACTGA
- a CDS encoding SAM-dependent methyltransferase, with amino-acid sequence MSDVDEDPFPPQSADLTKPSVARVYDWYLGGKANWAIDREFGQHVINEYPLLRPIAISNRLFLHRAVRHLVARGVHQFIDIGSGVPTMGNTHSVADEVEPGSKVVYVDHEPVAVAHSQVLLEKHGDPGRHAAINADFRNPERLWQRAIETGVLDLEQPVAILLIAVLHVQQPGPDGEDISPQVMKRYRELLPPGSYLALSHLTDDGVPAELDEQLVGIKQMYDNSSSPVIWRSQQQIRELFGDFEMLEPGMAWTTDWHPEDRSPNFSPELDFSESGQAAIWAGVGRKQP; translated from the coding sequence ATGAGCGATGTTGACGAGGACCCGTTCCCCCCGCAGAGTGCGGATCTGACCAAACCGAGCGTCGCCCGGGTATACGACTGGTATCTCGGCGGCAAGGCGAACTGGGCCATCGACCGCGAATTCGGTCAGCACGTGATCAACGAATACCCGTTGTTACGCCCCATCGCGATCAGCAATCGACTCTTCCTGCACCGCGCGGTGCGCCACCTCGTGGCCCGCGGGGTGCACCAGTTCATCGACATCGGCTCCGGGGTGCCCACGATGGGCAACACGCACTCGGTGGCCGACGAGGTGGAGCCCGGGTCCAAGGTCGTCTACGTCGACCACGAGCCGGTCGCGGTGGCGCACTCCCAGGTGCTGCTGGAGAAGCACGGCGACCCCGGGCGCCACGCGGCGATCAACGCGGACTTCCGCAACCCGGAGCGGTTGTGGCAGCGCGCGATCGAGACCGGTGTGCTGGACCTGGAGCAGCCGGTCGCCATCCTGCTCATCGCGGTGCTGCACGTGCAGCAGCCCGGCCCGGACGGCGAGGACATCTCGCCGCAGGTCATGAAGCGGTACCGGGAACTGCTCCCGCCCGGCTCCTACCTGGCGCTGTCGCACCTGACCGATGACGGGGTGCCCGCCGAGCTCGACGAGCAGCTCGTCGGCATCAAGCAGATGTACGACAACTCCTCCAGCCCGGTGATCTGGCGCAGCCAGCAGCAGATCCGCGAGCTGTTCGGCGACTTCGAAATGCTCGAACCGGGCATGGCGTGGACGACGGACTGGCACCCGGAGGACCGCAGCCCGAACTTCTCGCCGGAACTGGACTTCAGCGAGTCCGGTCAAGCCGCGATCTGGGCGGGCGTCGGACGCAAGCAACCCTGA
- a CDS encoding universal stress protein, whose product MTETYQIVTGVDGSASSRAALRWALWHADLTGGAITALMAWDLSPIYGWAPEDAGHVTAQTLREAVHDVAAESRVPVERVVAQGSPAKALLDAAAGADLLVVGSRGHGGFTGALLGSVGQHCVQHAPCPVVVVREGTR is encoded by the coding sequence ATGACCGAGACCTATCAGATCGTGACCGGAGTGGACGGATCAGCCTCGTCCCGCGCCGCGCTGCGCTGGGCGCTGTGGCACGCGGACCTCACGGGAGGCGCGATCACCGCGCTGATGGCGTGGGACCTCTCCCCCATCTACGGCTGGGCGCCGGAGGACGCCGGTCACGTCACGGCGCAGACGCTGCGGGAGGCGGTGCACGACGTCGCCGCCGAGTCGCGGGTTCCCGTGGAGCGCGTCGTCGCGCAGGGCAGCCCGGCGAAGGCGCTGCTCGACGCGGCCGCGGGCGCCGATCTGCTCGTCGTCGGCAGCCGGGGCCACGGCGGCTTCACCGGGGCCCTGCTCGGGTCGGTGGGCCAGCACTGCGTGCAGCACGCCCCCTGCCCTGTCGTCGTGGTCCGCGAAGGCACCCGCTGA